One Leptolyngbyaceae cyanobacterium genomic window carries:
- a CDS encoding DUF2993 domain-containing protein has translation MTQGKSKLLEQAVNKFIEMVLSRLIDAERLQVRIKANFKDLLAGKLDALTIEMFGFLLRRHLRVAEFQFDIGASAVNLQSIRRRQIELLHPAEGSVRMAITQEQLTAFLNAELPSLREKRPSEVPLQQVKCELREGGAIVFHFYWINAEVSHFKTWITLPQIEINGSAVILVRQNIEISEISDEFVNAILAQVSNVLSFSDIANRGTTFSIQQLNNETSQIIVQANAYIEQFPSN, from the coding sequence GTGACACAAGGAAAGAGCAAGCTTCTCGAACAAGCAGTAAACAAATTCATTGAGATGGTATTATCGAGGTTGATCGATGCAGAACGCCTGCAAGTTCGGATCAAAGCCAATTTCAAGGATTTGTTAGCTGGTAAATTAGATGCTCTCACTATTGAGATGTTCGGCTTTCTGCTGCGACGCCATCTCCGAGTTGCAGAATTTCAGTTTGATATTGGTGCTTCTGCTGTTAATCTTCAAAGCATTAGGCGACGCCAAATCGAACTATTGCATCCCGCAGAAGGCTCAGTTAGGATGGCGATTACTCAAGAACAATTGACGGCTTTTCTTAATGCTGAATTACCATCTTTACGCGAAAAAAGGCCGAGTGAAGTTCCGCTTCAACAGGTAAAGTGTGAGTTAAGAGAAGGTGGTGCGATCGTATTTCATTTTTACTGGATTAATGCTGAAGTAAGTCATTTTAAAACTTGGATTACTTTACCTCAAATTGAGATAAATGGCAGTGCAGTTATTCTAGTTCGACAAAACATTGAAATAAGTGAAATCTCAGATGAATTTGTTAATGCTATACTCGCTCAAGTAAGCAATGTTTTAAGTTTTAGTGATATTGCTAATCGTGGCACTACTTTCTCCATTCAACAACTTAACAATGAAACAAGTCAAATAATTGTACAAGCTAATGCCTATATCGAACAATTTCCGTCTAATTGA
- a CDS encoding anthrone oxygenase family protein, producing the protein MLQNYFVLKLFSAIGCGLVAGVFFAFSTFVMNALSRLQPKEGIAAMQSINITAINPLFMIALFGTAATCLFLTVFSLLKWQQPGAVYSLVGSLLYLIGTILVTIAFNVPLNDALAHVKPESIEGAKLWAKYLTDWTFWNHVRTLAALVAAVLLTLVANLY; encoded by the coding sequence ATGTTACAAAATTATTTTGTATTAAAGCTGTTCTCGGCGATCGGTTGTGGTTTGGTAGCAGGGGTTTTCTTTGCGTTTTCAACTTTTGTAATGAATGCCTTAAGCCGACTTCAGCCGAAAGAGGGCATTGCTGCCATGCAATCTATTAACATTACAGCCATCAATCCGTTGTTTATGATTGCTCTGTTCGGAACTGCGGCAACTTGTCTGTTTTTGACTGTTTTCTCACTGTTAAAATGGCAACAACCTGGTGCTGTTTACTCACTTGTTGGTAGTTTGCTTTATTTGATTGGTACGATTTTGGTAACGATCGCCTTTAATGTACCGTTAAATGATGCACTGGCTCATGTTAAACCAGAAAGTATTGAAGGTGCGAAATTGTGGGCTAAATACCTTACTGACTGGACATTTTGGAATCATGTTCGGACACTTGCAGCACTTGTGGCAGCAGTATTGCTGACTTTGGTTGCTAATCTTTACTGA
- a CDS encoding alpha/beta fold hydrolase: MTRSPGCFILENFSLQCQAVLPQAKLIYQTYGELASDRSNVILYPTSYGAQHTDIDWLIRPDGILDPTRWFIIIPNMFGNGLSTSPSNCEDCKLTEQGFWLTHLDNVLAQEQLLRQVFHIERLALVYGWSMGAQQAYHWGVLFPDRVERIAAVCGTARTTDHNRIFLESLRTALTADPTWTGTRFEGIPERGFRAFARIYASWAASQAFYREKIYHKLGYNSLDDYLLRFWEANYRKRDPHNLLAMIDTWLYCDVSNNPTYQGDYQRALASIQAKTLVMPATTDLYFTPSDCVAEAALIPNAQYRSIDSIWGHRAGNPYQNPDDAAFIRKAVGALLAN; this comes from the coding sequence ATGACCCGTTCTCCTGGTTGTTTTATTTTGGAGAACTTCTCTTTGCAATGCCAAGCAGTGCTGCCCCAGGCGAAGTTAATTTATCAAACTTATGGAGAATTGGCAAGCGATCGCTCCAATGTCATTCTCTATCCCACCTCCTACGGCGCACAACACACAGACATCGACTGGCTGATTCGTCCTGATGGCATTCTCGACCCAACTCGTTGGTTTATCATCATTCCCAATATGTTTGGCAACGGGCTTTCCACTTCCCCCAGCAATTGCGAGGACTGTAAACTAACCGAACAAGGATTCTGGTTGACGCATCTCGATAACGTATTAGCCCAAGAACAATTATTACGCCAAGTCTTCCACATCGAGCGTTTAGCACTGGTTTATGGTTGGTCGATGGGCGCACAGCAAGCTTACCATTGGGGCGTATTGTTTCCCGATCGCGTCGAACGCATTGCAGCTGTTTGTGGGACAGCACGTACCACCGACCACAATCGTATTTTCCTTGAAAGCTTGCGGACTGCATTGACGGCTGACCCAACTTGGACAGGTACTCGTTTTGAGGGGATTCCAGAACGGGGATTTCGCGCCTTTGCCCGTATTTATGCTAGTTGGGCTGCTTCTCAAGCTTTCTACCGAGAGAAAATTTATCACAAACTTGGTTACAACTCTTTAGATGATTACCTATTGCGGTTTTGGGAAGCTAACTACCGCAAACGTGACCCCCATAATTTGCTGGCAATGATTGATACTTGGCTGTACTGCGATGTCAGTAATAACCCAACTTATCAAGGAGATTACCAACGTGCTCTCGCTTCCATTCAAGCCAAAACTCTAGTCATGCCTGCAACTACAGATTTGTATTTTACCCCGTCAGATTGTGTGGCGGAAGCGGCGTTGATTCCCAATGCACAATATCGATCGATTGACTCAATTTGGGGTCATCGCGCTGGTAATCCTTACCAGAATCCTGACGATGCAGCCTTCATCCGCAAGGCAGTTGGGGCATTATTGGCTAACTGA
- a CDS encoding ATP-dependent RecD-like DNA helicase: MSGLSDNSISTSTHNEFLTGVVERLTFHSEESGYTVARLKAPIARDLITIVGNFANIQPGQTLRLSGFWKEHPNYGSQFQVTSYQETKPATLTGLEKYLGSGLIKGVGPVTAKRIVAHFGLETLDIIENQIQRLAEVSGIAKKRIAMIQTAWQTQKAIKEVMVFLQSHGVSTTYAVKIFKQYGEASIGTVTTNPYQLATDIYGIGFITADKIARQLGMPVDSPERYRAGMIHILGEAAEDGHCFLPLPQLIDTTIKQLTIDNHQPSEGNLHEIIKEMINEKELLVEESTENQHSPLCYKPAFFQSEQHIAQMVKERLTNPITVDLDRVKNWIERFTQVKQIELSQQQYDAVVMSSYSRVTILTGGPGCGKTFCTHTIVALWKAMGKKIALAAPTGRAAQRLSEMTGIEAKTIHRLLEFDPRTHNFKRNLDNLLEADALVIDEASMLDLFLAHSLLKAIPTNAQLLLVGDVDQLPSVGPGQVLRDLIDSHQVPVVRLTQVFRQAAQSGIIKAAHSINKGNYPVLESVSLTPQSDCLWIGAPEAEYGVQAICELIKDVIPQLGYNPATDVQVLSPMTKGVVGTRNLNKVLQELINPPSLDKAEVTRGGTLRVGDRVIQQVNDYDREVFNGDLGTIVGIDNEEMEVTVQFNGRNVVYDLADLNEIALAWATTIHKSQGSEYPVVLMPLYTQHYLMLTRNLVYTGLTRAKKLAVLVGPKKAIALAVRQVQDTQRYTRLRERLTRV; the protein is encoded by the coding sequence ATGTCTGGTTTATCCGATAATTCCATATCCACTTCTACCCACAACGAATTCCTCACAGGTGTAGTAGAAAGATTAACCTTCCATTCCGAAGAATCGGGATACACAGTAGCACGATTAAAAGCACCAATTGCCAGAGATTTAATTACCATTGTCGGTAACTTCGCCAATATTCAACCCGGACAAACCCTGCGACTTTCTGGATTTTGGAAAGAACATCCCAACTATGGCAGTCAATTTCAAGTTACCAGCTATCAAGAAACCAAACCCGCCACTTTAACAGGATTAGAAAAATATTTAGGCAGCGGTTTAATTAAAGGAGTTGGCCCAGTTACCGCCAAACGGATTGTCGCCCATTTCGGTTTAGAAACACTAGATATTATTGAAAATCAAATCCAACGCCTTGCTGAAGTATCCGGTATTGCCAAAAAGCGAATAGCGATGATTCAAACTGCTTGGCAAACACAAAAAGCAATTAAAGAAGTGATGGTATTTCTGCAAAGTCATGGTGTCTCTACTACTTATGCAGTAAAAATATTTAAACAGTATGGAGAAGCATCGATTGGAACTGTAACTACTAATCCCTATCAGTTAGCAACAGATATTTACGGTATCGGGTTTATTACTGCCGATAAAATTGCCAGACAATTGGGAATGCCAGTCGATTCTCCAGAACGCTATCGCGCTGGAATGATACATATTTTGGGTGAAGCAGCAGAAGACGGACATTGCTTTTTACCATTACCTCAATTAATTGATACAACCATTAAACAACTCACTATAGATAATCATCAACCGTCTGAGGGAAATCTACATGAAATCATTAAGGAAATGATTAATGAGAAAGAATTATTAGTTGAAGAATCGACTGAAAATCAACATTCTCCACTATGCTATAAACCTGCCTTTTTTCAATCAGAACAGCATATCGCACAAATGGTAAAAGAGCGGTTAACTAATCCAATTACTGTGGATTTAGACCGAGTAAAAAATTGGATTGAAAGATTTACCCAAGTAAAACAAATAGAACTTTCTCAACAGCAATATGATGCAGTAGTAATGTCATCTTATTCTAGAGTAACTATTCTCACTGGTGGCCCTGGTTGTGGGAAAACTTTTTGTACTCACACGATAGTTGCATTATGGAAAGCAATGGGAAAAAAGATTGCGTTAGCTGCACCGACAGGACGCGCTGCACAGCGGTTGAGTGAAATGACTGGAATTGAAGCTAAAACTATCCATCGCTTGTTGGAATTTGACCCTAGAACTCATAATTTTAAACGTAATTTGGATAATCTTTTAGAGGCTGATGCACTTGTAATTGATGAAGCATCAATGCTAGATTTATTTTTAGCTCATTCCCTACTCAAAGCAATTCCAACAAATGCACAATTACTATTAGTCGGTGATGTTGACCAATTGCCTTCGGTTGGCCCAGGTCAAGTATTGCGGGATTTGATTGATTCTCATCAAGTGCCAGTAGTAAGATTAACTCAAGTATTTCGACAAGCAGCGCAAAGTGGAATTATTAAAGCAGCACATAGTATTAATAAAGGTAATTACCCGGTATTGGAATCGGTTTCTTTGACTCCTCAATCTGATTGTTTGTGGATAGGTGCGCCGGAGGCGGAATATGGGGTGCAAGCTATCTGCGAGTTGATTAAAGATGTGATTCCCCAATTGGGATATAATCCGGCTACTGATGTGCAAGTTTTATCACCGATGACAAAAGGTGTGGTGGGTACTCGGAATTTGAATAAGGTGTTGCAAGAGTTGATTAATCCTCCGAGTCTCGATAAGGCAGAGGTTACTCGTGGTGGTACATTGCGGGTGGGAGATAGGGTAATTCAACAGGTAAATGATTACGACAGGGAAGTGTTTAATGGTGATTTGGGAACGATTGTTGGAATCGATAATGAAGAGATGGAAGTTACTGTACAATTTAATGGGAGAAATGTGGTATACGACCTAGCAGATTTGAATGAAATTGCTTTAGCTTGGGCGACGACTATTCACAAATCACAAGGTAGCGAATATCCGGTTGTGTTGATGCCTTTGTATACTCAGCATTATTTGATGTTGACTCGTAATTTGGTTTATACTGGGTTGACTAGGGCGAAGAAGTTGGCGGTTTTGGTGGGGCCGAAAAAGGCGATCGCGCTAGCTGTAAGACAAGTGCAAGATACTCAACGTTATACTCGATTGAGAGAGCGATTGACAAGAGTATAA
- the holA gene encoding DNA polymerase III subunit delta, protein MITLLVGNDTEAIKRELASLKAQTHPVWRDFNVHRFSAEQLSAAIMSALSVPLGEGSKLIIVEDCDFKQFGEMGLEILQPLSMLPKTTHLVFIATSIDKRLKVSKHLLSLGKLKEFNLIPPWRTDLIEQAIANNAKQMQLTIARDAVSYLAQAIGNDTTRMVKELEKLAVYAAGKRITKEQAILLIPTTTSNSLQLAQALLEGKTIEIVRIVRELLSRAEFPLVIVATLITQFKTWLWVKAALAAKRSEEEIASLCGLGNPKRMYFLRQEVKDVSINYLSRSLSMLFELEVELKSGEKADSILPALLRICLS, encoded by the coding sequence ATGATAACGCTATTAGTTGGTAACGATACTGAAGCGATTAAGCGAGAATTGGCAAGTTTAAAAGCACAAACGCATCCAGTGTGGCGAGACTTTAACGTGCATCGATTTAGTGCCGAACAATTGAGTGCTGCTATAATGAGTGCTTTGTCGGTTCCTTTGGGTGAAGGTAGCAAACTGATTATCGTAGAAGACTGCGATTTCAAACAGTTTGGCGAGATGGGGTTAGAGATTTTGCAACCTTTATCCATGCTACCTAAAACTACCCATTTGGTTTTTATCGCTACCTCGATCGATAAGCGATTGAAGGTAAGTAAACATTTGCTATCGTTAGGGAAGCTGAAAGAATTTAATTTGATTCCACCTTGGCGTACCGACTTAATCGAACAAGCAATTGCAAATAATGCTAAACAGATGCAACTAACTATTGCTCGTGATGCGGTTAGTTATTTAGCACAAGCAATTGGCAATGATACTACTAGAATGGTGAAGGAATTGGAAAAGCTAGCTGTTTATGCAGCAGGTAAGCGCATTACCAAAGAGCAAGCTATTTTGCTAATTCCTACTACAACCAGTAATAGTTTACAATTAGCTCAAGCCTTATTGGAAGGTAAAACTATTGAGATTGTTCGGATAGTACGCGAGTTGCTATCGAGAGCAGAATTTCCCTTGGTAATTGTTGCTACTCTCATCACTCAGTTTAAGACGTGGTTGTGGGTAAAAGCAGCGTTAGCCGCTAAACGCTCTGAAGAGGAAATTGCTAGTTTGTGTGGATTGGGTAATCCCAAAAGAATGTATTTTCTGCGGCAAGAGGTGAAAGATGTTTCGATAAATTATTTGTCACGATCACTTTCCATGCTGTTTGAGTTGGAAGTTGAACTAAAAAGTGGAGAGAAAGCTGATTCGATTCTGCCTGCATTGTTGAGAATTTGCCTTTCTTAA
- the dnaX gene encoding DNA polymerase III subunit gamma/tau encodes MHQPLSLKYRPKTLSSLVGQEPIKTALTNAVTSIKIAPAYLFTGPRGTGKTSTARILAKSLNCLNSQTPTASPCNKCTSCKAIDAGNSLDVSEIDAASHNGVEDARELIERSNFAPAMSRYRVFVLDECHQLSSSAQNALLKCIEEPPSHVVFILCTTEAHKVLPTISSRCQTFNFKALSIEAIVGQLSRVAKQESIAIADEAAKLIARHSEGGLRDALQLLSQLSLMGEEITPNHVIEVSGGISSDDLAGIVEAICKGDMLAVLQSARTLIDSGKTPKLILSSLLAVYRDLLIVKSVPKSESAIVGTLSYSQLRQIASSLDFYSIDAALMQLQKSESQLRVTTNGTTWLEVCLLNLIQKNKRQPLPEQQVSQSQYNGNGNGTAKDLNSVWSQVIEATKPANRTLLSRAKLVRLNDGKCVLAVQPSDFKKFQTNLASVERIIGKALGYSVTVTIEQRETITV; translated from the coding sequence ATGCACCAACCATTATCGCTCAAATATCGACCAAAAACCCTCTCAAGCTTAGTCGGTCAAGAACCAATTAAAACGGCACTAACAAATGCCGTTACTTCAATCAAAATTGCCCCAGCTTATCTGTTTACAGGGCCAAGAGGAACGGGTAAAACTTCCACAGCACGCATTTTGGCTAAATCTCTCAATTGTCTGAATAGCCAAACTCCTACAGCCAGTCCCTGCAATAAATGTACATCGTGTAAAGCAATTGATGCAGGCAATAGTTTGGATGTAAGTGAAATCGATGCAGCTAGTCACAATGGGGTAGAAGATGCTAGAGAATTAATCGAACGTAGCAACTTTGCACCAGCAATGAGTCGGTATCGGGTATTCGTTTTAGATGAATGCCATCAGCTTAGTAGTAGCGCTCAAAATGCTCTCCTCAAGTGTATTGAAGAACCACCATCTCATGTGGTATTTATTCTTTGTACGACGGAAGCGCACAAGGTATTACCGACTATTAGTTCGCGCTGCCAAACGTTTAACTTCAAAGCACTGTCTATTGAGGCAATTGTAGGACAATTATCACGAGTAGCTAAACAAGAATCGATCGCGATCGCAGATGAAGCAGCTAAACTTATCGCACGGCATTCTGAAGGTGGTTTGAGAGATGCTTTGCAATTGCTTTCTCAATTATCGCTGATGGGAGAAGAAATTACACCAAACCATGTGATAGAAGTGTCTGGTGGGATTTCTTCTGACGATTTAGCTGGCATTGTAGAAGCTATCTGTAAAGGTGATATGCTGGCAGTATTGCAATCGGCGAGAACCCTGATTGATAGCGGTAAAACACCAAAATTGATTCTGAGTAGCCTACTGGCAGTTTATCGCGATTTACTGATTGTTAAAAGCGTACCCAAAAGTGAGAGTGCAATCGTGGGAACTCTTAGTTACTCGCAATTGCGACAAATCGCTAGCAGCTTGGATTTCTATAGCATAGATGCAGCTTTAATGCAACTACAAAAGTCGGAAAGTCAATTGAGAGTGACGACTAATGGTACTACTTGGTTAGAAGTGTGTTTGCTCAATTTGATTCAAAAGAACAAACGCCAACCATTACCAGAACAGCAAGTAAGCCAATCGCAGTATAACGGGAATGGAAATGGTACAGCTAAAGATTTGAATTCGGTTTGGAGTCAGGTTATTGAAGCAACGAAACCAGCTAACCGCACCCTACTTTCTCGTGCCAAATTAGTAAGATTGAATGATGGTAAGTGCGTATTAGCAGTGCAACCATCAGATTTCAAAAAGTTTCAAACCAATCTTGCATCTGTAGAACGAATTATCGGCAAAGCATTGGGCTATTCCGTTACGGTTACAATCGAACAGCGGGAGACAATTACAGTATGA
- a CDS encoding AAA family ATPase → MMSQILYMLIGPKGAGKTYIGKLIARYTEIKFVSVEPIWLNLQPGENGWKKVEQVIDETFMNHSKVMIESLGAGEEFGKFRANLEKKYTLKMIRVYTDLETCLTRVKSRDNTAHIPVSNEKVEQYNRIAANVFYDWDLEINNNAPATAEEILTTIQTLL, encoded by the coding sequence ATGATGAGCCAAATCTTATATATGCTCATTGGGCCAAAAGGAGCAGGAAAGACTTATATTGGAAAGCTAATTGCTCGGTATACAGAAATTAAATTTGTTTCTGTCGAACCGATTTGGTTGAATCTACAACCTGGAGAAAATGGATGGAAGAAAGTAGAACAAGTAATTGATGAGACATTTATGAATCATTCTAAAGTGATGATTGAAAGTCTGGGAGCAGGCGAAGAGTTTGGTAAATTTAGGGCTAACTTGGAGAAGAAATATACTCTCAAAATGATTCGAGTTTATACCGACTTAGAAACCTGCCTTACACGAGTCAAAAGCCGTGATAATACTGCTCATATTCCAGTCTCAAACGAGAAAGTTGAACAATACAACCGGATAGCCGCTAATGTCTTTTATGACTGGGATTTGGAGATTAACAATAATGCTCCAGCAACCGCTGAGGAAATTCTGACAACAATTCAAACTTTGCTGTAG
- a CDS encoding YkgJ family cysteine cluster protein has product MNQAQQKLLDLEQRIEVRVQDIRASREWWPCRRGCDRCCRQLAQPPELSLQEWTRIDKAVAALPATIRTEIKQKIEQLLVEIAKNTVNSPVVCPYLDENEGACRIYDARPIACRTYGFFVARDGNDYCQIIENELSFRTDTATDIIWGNAESIRNEIEKSCGESIPFNVHYQRTNSL; this is encoded by the coding sequence ATGAACCAAGCACAACAAAAATTACTCGATCTCGAACAGCGCATAGAAGTCCGGGTGCAAGATATTCGTGCTTCGCGTGAGTGGTGGCCCTGTCGTCGGGGATGCGATCGATGTTGCCGTCAACTAGCACAACCTCCTGAACTTAGTTTACAGGAATGGACGCGGATTGATAAAGCAGTTGCGGCACTACCTGCAACCATACGCACGGAAATTAAGCAGAAAATTGAGCAACTTCTGGTGGAAATAGCAAAAAATACGGTAAATTCGCCAGTTGTTTGTCCATATCTTGATGAAAATGAGGGTGCTTGTCGGATTTACGATGCACGTCCGATTGCTTGTCGCACTTATGGTTTTTTTGTTGCTCGCGATGGCAATGATTATTGTCAAATTATCGAAAATGAATTGTCTTTTCGTACCGATACTGCTACCGATATTATCTGGGGTAATGCTGAATCTATTCGTAATGAAATTGAAAAAAGTTGTGGAGAATCGATTCCTTTTAATGTGCATTATCAGCGTACTAATTCTTTGTAA
- a CDS encoding DEAD/DEAH box helicase: protein MTFRNLGLSTDLLRAVADSGYTSPTPIQQQAILAILQGQDVFASAQTGTGKTAGFTLPLLQLLGTTNFNNGHRKPRALILTPTRELADQVNDSVKTYGKYLSLRSTAIYGGVGIGPQIQTMRRGIDILVATPGRLLDHVGQKTVDLSQIEILVLDECDRMLDMGFIHDIRKILAKLPPARQTLMFSATFSLPIRQLASTLLKSPTQIEVAPRNTAAQQVEQVVHPVDRDRKRELLSYMIGFHNWKQVLVFTRTKHGADRLAEQLAKDGLKSTAIHGNKSQAARTRALQDFKQGKVRVLVATDVASRGLDIDQLPHVVNFELPHVPEDYVHRIGRTGRAGNVGRAVSLVCREEYPLLKEIERLLNQTLPSYVVSGYEPASIVQSKADQRKPKRSNQRRSSRAKSQAPSTPTRTQKSAKAGNRDRKRLRTA from the coding sequence ATGACATTTCGTAACCTCGGTCTTTCGACCGACCTGCTTCGTGCTGTTGCCGACTCTGGCTACACCTCACCAACCCCCATTCAGCAGCAAGCAATTCTCGCCATTCTGCAAGGACAAGACGTTTTCGCCAGCGCCCAAACTGGAACGGGAAAGACGGCTGGCTTTACCCTGCCTCTACTGCAACTTCTGGGCACAACCAACTTCAACAACGGGCATCGCAAGCCTCGCGCCCTCATCCTCACCCCTACTCGCGAATTGGCAGATCAGGTCAATGATAGCGTCAAAACTTATGGTAAATACCTGTCCCTGCGATCGACAGCGATCTATGGCGGTGTCGGAATTGGGCCGCAAATTCAAACCATGCGTCGGGGAATTGATATTTTAGTCGCTACGCCCGGTCGGTTGCTCGACCACGTTGGGCAAAAGACCGTAGACCTCTCCCAGATAGAGATACTGGTGCTGGATGAATGCGATCGGATGTTAGACATGGGCTTCATCCACGACATCCGCAAAATCTTGGCGAAACTGCCCCCCGCGCGGCAAACGCTGATGTTTTCTGCTACTTTCTCTCTTCCGATCCGGCAGCTTGCCAGCACTCTGCTAAAATCTCCGACTCAGATCGAAGTGGCTCCGCGCAATACCGCCGCCCAGCAGGTGGAACAGGTGGTTCATCCTGTCGATCGCGATCGCAAGCGAGAACTGCTTTCTTATATGATCGGGTTCCACAATTGGAAACAGGTGCTGGTCTTCACCCGCACCAAACACGGAGCCGACCGTCTAGCCGAGCAGCTTGCTAAAGATGGGCTCAAAAGCACCGCAATTCATGGCAACAAAAGTCAGGCAGCCCGCACCCGTGCGCTACAAGACTTTAAGCAAGGGAAAGTGCGGGTATTAGTTGCTACCGATGTAGCATCACGGGGGCTAGATATCGACCAGCTTCCTCATGTGGTGAACTTTGAACTGCCCCATGTCCCAGAAGACTACGTGCATCGCATTGGTCGCACAGGTCGCGCTGGAAACGTTGGACGAGCGGTTTCTCTGGTCTGTCGCGAGGAATATCCGCTATTAAAAGAGATCGAACGGTTGCTCAATCAAACCCTTCCCTCATATGTGGTTTCAGGGTACGAGCCAGCATCAATTGTCCAATCTAAGGCAGACCAACGGAAGCCGAAGCGATCGAATCAGCGTCGCAGTAGTCGGGCAAAGTCCCAGGCACCATCCACACCCACCCGCACCCAAAAGTCTGCAAAAGCAGGGAATCGCGATCGAAAACGGCTCCGCACTGCCTAA
- a CDS encoding fatty acid desaturase family protein, producing the protein MSSSDTSLLNSASSLETADAIGWENSKPDRILSTEELNVLNVRSNYKGLVQLAGHLTVMVVTGYLWANYANYLLLAIPALIVYGVSLATMFAPMHECVHRTAFANHRLNDIVAWLAGLLSFYNSTFYRRYHKWHHRYTLIPDKDPELTDLKPTNLWEYFLVISGLLWWWGKLETYFRITTGQLEDYPYIAETARDEVMRSVRLQMGVYAGAIALSIAFQQPWFLLYWLLPLAVGQPILRMILLAEHTGCMNDANYLTNTRTTLTIAPIRFLMWNMPFHAEHHLYASIPFHALPDAHIKLSPHFTYIESGYLNFNRNVIANLGQDNS; encoded by the coding sequence ATGTCCAGCAGTGATACCTCTTTACTTAACTCAGCTTCTTCACTAGAAACCGCCGATGCGATCGGTTGGGAAAACAGCAAACCAGATCGAATTCTCTCAACCGAAGAACTAAATGTATTGAATGTGCGTTCTAATTACAAGGGATTGGTGCAACTTGCTGGACATTTAACTGTAATGGTTGTAACCGGGTATCTGTGGGCAAATTATGCCAATTATCTTCTGCTAGCAATACCAGCTTTAATCGTCTATGGCGTTAGCCTCGCTACCATGTTTGCACCAATGCACGAATGCGTTCATCGTACTGCGTTTGCCAATCATCGCTTAAACGATATAGTGGCTTGGTTGGCGGGTTTACTATCCTTCTATAACAGTACCTTTTACCGTCGATATCATAAATGGCATCACCGCTACACGCTGATTCCAGACAAAGACCCCGAACTGACCGACCTCAAGCCTACCAACCTGTGGGAATACTTTTTAGTAATCAGTGGTTTACTTTGGTGGTGGGGTAAGTTAGAAACATATTTCCGCATTACCACAGGTCAATTAGAAGACTATCCGTATATTGCTGAAACAGCACGCGATGAAGTGATGCGTTCGGTGCGGCTGCAAATGGGAGTTTATGCAGGGGCGATCGCACTTTCGATTGCTTTTCAACAACCCTGGTTTTTACTGTACTGGTTACTGCCTTTAGCCGTCGGACAACCGATTTTACGAATGATTTTACTAGCCGAACATACTGGCTGCATGAATGACGCCAACTATTTGACCAATACTCGCACCACCTTAACCATTGCACCGATCCGTTTTTTGATGTGGAATATGCCTTTCCACGCCGAACACCATCTCTATGCTTCTATTCCTTTCCATGCTTTGCCTGATGCACACATCAAACTAAGTCCTCATTTTACTTATATTGAATCAGGCTATCTAAATTTCAACCGAAATGTAATTGCCAATTTAGGGCAGGATAACTCATGA